A region from the Acinonyx jubatus isolate Ajub_Pintada_27869175 chromosome C2, VMU_Ajub_asm_v1.0, whole genome shotgun sequence genome encodes:
- the CTNNB1 gene encoding catenin beta-1, with amino-acid sequence MATQADLMELDMAMEPDRKAAVSHWQQQSYLDSGIHSGATTTAPSLSGKGNPEEEDVDTTQVLYEWEQGFSQSFTQEQVADIDGQYAMTRAQRVRAAMFPETLDEGMQIPSTQFDAAHPTNVQRLAEPSQMLKHAVVNLINYQDDAELATRAIPELTKLLNDEDQVVVNKAAVMVHQLSKKEASRHAIMRSPQMVSAIVRTMQNTNDVETARCTAGTLHNLSHHREGLLAIFKSGGIPALVKMLGSPVDSVLFYAITTLHNLLLHQEGAKMAVRLAGGLQKMVALLNKTNVKFLAITTDCLQILAYGNQESKLIILASGGPQALVNIMRTYTYEKLLWTTSRVLKVLSVCSSNKPAIVEAGGMQALGLHLTDPSQRLVQNCLWTLRNLSDAATKQEGMEGLLGTLVQLLGSDDINVVTCAAGILSNLTCNNYKNKMMVCQVGGIEALVRTVLRAGDREDITEPAICALRHLTSRHQEAEMAQNAVRLHYGLPVVVKLLHPPSHWPLIKATVGLIRNLALCPANHAPLREQGAIPRLVQLLVRAHQDTQRRTSMGGTQQQFVEGVRMEEIVEGCTGALHILARDVHNRIVIRGLNTIPLFVQLLYSPIENIQRVAAGVLCELAQDKEAAEAIEAEGATAPLTELLHSRNEGVATYAAAVLFRMSEDKPQDYKKRLSVELTSSLFRTEPMAWNETADLGLDIGAQGEPLGYRQDDPSYRSFHSGGYGQDALGMDPMMEHEMGGHHPGADYPVDGLPDLGHAQDLMDGLPPGDSNQLAWFDTDL; translated from the exons ATGGCTACCCAAG CTGATCTGATGGAACTGGACATGGCCATGGAGCCAGACAGAAAAGCAGCTGTCAGTCACTGGCAGCAACAGTCTTACCTGGACTCTGGAATCCATTCTGGCGCCACCACCACAGCCCCTTCTCTGAGTGGTAAAGGCAATCCTGAGGAAGAGGATGTGGATACCACCCAAGTCCTGTACGAGTGGGAACAGGGGTTTTCTCAGTCCTTCACTCAAGAACAAGTGGCTG ATATTGATGGTCAGTATGCGATGACGCGAGCTCAGAGAGTGCGAGCTGCTATGTTCCCTGAGACTTTAGACGAGGGCATGCAGATCCCATCCACACAGTTCGATGCTGCTCACCCTACTAACGTCCAGCGTTTGGCTGAACCATCACAGATGCTGAAACACGCAGTTGTAAATTTGATTAACTATCAAGATGATGCAGAACTTGCCACACGTGCAATCCCCGAACTGACAAAACTGCTAAACGATGAGGACCAG GTGGTGGTTAATAAGGCTGCAGTTATGGTCCATCAGCTTTCGAAAAAGGAAGCTTCCAGACACGCCATCATGCGTTCTCCTCAGATGGTGTCTGCCATCGTACGCACCATGCAGAATACGAACGACGTGGAGACAGCTCGCTGTACTGCTGGCACCTTGCACAATCTTTCTCATCATCGTGAGGGCTTGCTGGCCATCTTTAAGTCTGGGGGCATTCCCGCCCTGGTGAAGATGCTTGG gtCACCAGTGgattctgtattattttatgcCATTACAACTCTACACAACCTTTTATTGCATCAAGAAGGAGCTAAAATGGCAGTGCGTTTAGCTGGTGGGCTGCAGAAAATGGTTGCCTTGCTcaacaaaacaaatgttaaattctTGGCTATTACGACAGACTGCCTTCAGATTTTAGCTTACGGCAACCAAGAAAGCAAG CTGATCATTCTGGCTAGTGGTGGACCTCAAGCTTTAGTAAATATAATGAGGACCTACACTTACGAGAAACTACTGTGGACCACAAGCAGAGTACTGAAGGTGCTGTCTGTCTGCTCTAGTAATAAACCAGCTATTGTAGAAGCCG GTGGAATGCAAGCTTTAGGGCTTCACCTGACAGATCCAAGTCAACGTCTCGTTCAGAACTGTCTTTGGACTCTTAGGAATCTATCAGATGCTGCGACTAAACAG GAAGGGATGGAAGGTCTTCTTGGGACCCTTGTTCAGCTTCTGGGCTCAGATGATATAAATGTGGTCACCTGTGCAGCTGGAATTCTTTCTAATCTCACTTGCAATAATTATAAGAATAAGATGATGGTCTGCCAAGTGGGTGGTATAGAGGCACTTGTGCGTACTGTCCTTCGTGCTGGTGACAGGGAGGACATCACCGAGCCTGCCATCTGTGCTCTTCGTCATCTGACCAGTCGACACCAGGAAGCAGAGATGGCCCAGAATGCTGTTCGTCTTCACTATGGACTACCGGTTGTGGTTAAACTCCTGCACCCACCATCCCATTGGCCTCTGATAAAG GCCACCGTTGGATTGATTCGAAACCTTGCCCTTTGTCCAGCAAATCACGCACCTCTCCGTGAACAGGGTGCCATTCCACGACTAGTTCAGTTGCTGGTTCGTGCCCATCAAGATACCCAGCGCCGCACATCTATGGGCGGAACGCAGCAGCAGTTTGTG GAGGGAGTCCGTATGGAAGAAATTGTTGAAGGTTGTACCGGAGCCCTTCATATCCTAGCTCGGGATGTTCACAACCGAATCGTAATCAGAGGACTAAATACCATTCCATTGTTTGTGCAG CTGCTTTATTCTCCCATTGAAAATATCCAAAGAGTAGCCGCAGGGGTCCTCTGTGAACTTGCTCAGGACAAGGAGGCTGCGGAAGCCATTGAAGCGGAGGGAGCCACGGCTCCTCTGACAGAGCTCCTTCACTCCAGAAACGAAGGTGTGG CAACATACGCAGCTGCTGTTTTGTTCCGAATGTCTGAGGACAAGCCCCAGGACTACAAGAAGCGGCTCTCGGTGGAGCTGACCAGTTCTCTCTTCAGAACGGAGCCAATGGCTTGGAATGAG ACTGCTGATCTTGGACTTGATATTGGTGCCCAGGGAGAGCCCCTTGGATATCGTCAGGATG ATCCCAGCTACCGTTCCTTTCACTCTGGTGGATATGGCCAGGATGCCTTGGGTATGGACCCCATGATGGAGCACGAGATGGGTGGCCACCACCCTGGTGCTGACTATCCAGTTGATGGGCTGCCAGATCTGGGGCACGCCCAGGACCTCATGGATGGGCTGCCTCCAGGCGACAGCAATCAGCTGGCCTGGTTTGATACTGACCTGTAA